The genomic window ATCCTGGACTCGACGGGCTCGACCGCGGCCCACATCCAGCCGGTGCCCGCGCCGCAGGTGAAGTCCCTGTTCGTCCAGAAGTCCGTCCCGTAGATGCCGCGCCAGAACACGACGCCGGTCTGGCCCTCGGCCTCGATGTTCGGATGCTGCCAGGTACCCTCGCCGCTCTCGCAGTTGTCCGACCAGATCGTGGCGCCGTTCACCTTGAACTTGAAGTTGTCCAGCTGCCACGCGCCGTCCTTATACGAGTTCTGCGGCGGGTTGTTGTACTGGTCCTGCGAGGAGTTCTGGTAGCTCGACTGCATCCTGAACCGGACCGCGAGGTTCGGGCTGTAGTACGAGCTCAGGTCAATGACCTTCTCGCCGTTCGCCGCCCAGTTCTGCGACGTGCCCGGCTTGCCCGCGAAGCCCGGATTCGTGTAGAACGCGACCGTCGTGTCCCAGTCCGCGACGCCTCCCACGATCGTGCCCACGTCCACGTAGCCGTAGTCGTAGGCCCTCTCGAGGGCGTAGCGCTGGTTGAACGTGAGCTGGATGAGGGCGCCGTTGCTCACGCCCACCATCTGCGGCGTGAAGTCGCGCCACAGATACTGTGTCCACAGGTTGCCGTAGCCGCGCGGCTGCAGCCAGCAGACGTCGTACTTGCCGCACCACCACGCCCAGTCGCCGAGGACGTCCACACTGTTGACGATCCAGTTCGTCCGGATCGTGTCCAGGTGCCAGTAGTTCGTCTCGGCAACCTGGCCGCTGACGTCCACCGACCACCAGGCGTTGTCGCCCGTGGTGTTGTTGAAGTCGGCCACGAAGAACCAGATGGTGTCCGCCCGCTCGTGCTCGAACTCCCGGGCGGCCGGGAAGAAGCTGTCCGGCAGAGGCACAGGGCTCACCTTGAGCATATTGGGGCCCGCGAGGGCTCCCGACGCGCACAGGGCCAGCAGCGTGCCAACCGCCAGCAAGGCCAAGGCTGTTCTCCGCATGTCTTCAGTCCCCCCTCACTCGTGTGATCCTGCTCATCGCCAGTCCAGAATGCGCGGCCGCCGGCCCGCCTCTGCGGGAGCAGTCAGCGCGACCGACCGGCCCACGCGGCCTAGTGGAACAGCATGAGCCAGCACTTCAAGCGCAATCCCAGCTTCCCAGCACGTTGCCAATGATCACCACACCGCCAGAAAACGCACCACACCGTCCGCAAAACCAAGTGATCTTGCACGGCGGCGATGGACGAGTGCGCAGGGGCGCCTTCGCCTATTTCCCGACTCGGGCAAGAGTATAGCACCGGCGGCGGGAGCCTGTCAACCGCGTTTCTCGGGTCAGTCCAGCCCGGCACCCACCCCGCGGACATACTCCTCCATCGACGGGATCGGCTCTCCCCCCAGGGCGAGGTATCGACGGTAGTGGTAGGTCGCGCGGTTGGGGTCTGTCGTGTGGAACCTGTGGGTGATCGCGAGGTTGAGGTGGGCCGGGGCGAAGTCCGGGGAGATCCTGGTCTCCGCCTCATACTCACGAATGGCCTCGTCGTGCCGGCCGAGCTCGCTCAGGAGCACGCCCATGGCGAAGTGACCCTGGGGCAGGGTCGGGTCCAGCTCGAGCGCCCGCGACATCGAGGCCAACGCCTGGTCGGCGAACCCCATGTCCCTCAGGAGCGCCGCGAGTCTGCGGAGCGGCTCGCCTGACGCAGGCGCGAGCGACACGGCGCGTTCGAGGGCCCTCCTGGCCTCGGCGGCCCTCCCGGCGCGACCCAACGAGTCCGCTCTCGCGATGGCCGCCTCCGCCGCGGGGGGGACAGGCTGTCCCGTCCTCTCGTGCAGGAGCCCCAGGTGGAACGCGATCTCCGCAGCTTCCGTCCCGCCCGTGTCACATCGGGACGCAGCGCTCAGCGCGGCGATCGCTTCCTCCCGAAGGCCGAGGCGCCCCAGGACAATGCCTCGCTGCTTGAGCCCAGCCGCGCTGCGCGGATTCGCTGCCAGCAGGGTGTCGAGCTCCGCCAGGGCGGCATCGAGCTCGCCGCCGGCCGCGAGCGCCATCGCCAGGTTCAGCCGCGCGGCCTCGAGCCCCGGGTCGAGCGCGAGCGCGCGCCGGAAGGACGCGGACGCGGCGTCCGTTCGACCCTGCTCAGCCAAGAGCGCGCCCAGGTTCAGATGGCTCTGTGGATAGGCCGGGTCGATCGCGATGGACCTCCGATACTCCGAGATGGCCTCCTCGATGAGCCCGCGGTCGCCGAGGATGATCCCGATCCGGAAGTGGGACTGCGCGAAGGCCTTGCCGTGGTTGACGCCCCACAGATTGGCGTTCACGAGCACCCCGAGCGCGGCGACCGCGATCGCAGGCCCGATGAGCGACCGCCAGCGGCGGGCACGCGCCCGGTCCACGATCTCGAAGCCCGCGTGGCACGCGCAGACGATGAGCGGGGGAACGACCGGAAGCCGGTAGCGGGCGACCACGAAGAAGGCGATCACGGAGGCCAGGTACGCCGTCGCCCAGAGAGCGAGCAGCGAGGGGAGGCGCCGTCTGAACGCGAAGGCAAGCCCGAGGAGCCCGAGGGGACCGACCACGGCGAACCCTGGGAGCGGCAGCGAGAGGAGGCGCGAGTACCGCTTCTGGAAGTAGTAGTTCTCGAGTTGGGGGATCTCGTACGAGCTGAGCGCGAACGACGCCTTCCTGACGACAAGACCGAGCCATCGCCCCGGGTTCGCAGCGATGAAGCGCGCCGCGCGGCGGTACCAGTACGCGGAGACCTCGGACGGTCTGAGCTCTCGCCCTTCGGCCCGCTCCGCGATCGCCTTCCCGGCGGGGTCGGCGGTGATGTCCACTCCCTCGGGCCGCACGTAGCCGCCGCTCGCGATCTCGCTGTTCCCGATGTAGAAGTTGATCCCGCCGTTGGAGGTGATCCCCACGAAGTCGCGCGCGACGACGAAGTTCCGCACGGTCACCGGCGCGACGACGAGCGCGGCCCCGAGAACCACGAGCGCCGCCGCGGACCGCCCCCTCATCGCCGTCGTCCCGCCCGCCCGCCGTCCGCGAACGAGCCACGCGGCGACCACCGGAAGGAGCACGAGGGCCGCCGCCCTCCCGACCGACGCGGCGCCCAGGGCGATCCCCGCGGAGAGAAGGAGCGCCCGCGGCCGTTCCCGGGTCTCGGCGGCGAGAACGAGATAGAGGGACAGCGTAATCAGGAGGACGAGCAGCGGCTCGAGGACGATCGCGCCGTCGTAGAAGATCGCGGCGCCATAGCACGCCGCCACGAAGCCCGCCGCGACGCCGACGCGGCGACTGAACGCCGTCCGACCGATGGCGCAGGTGAGCGCGGCCGAGAGCGCGCCGAGGCCCGCCTGGACAACGCGCACGAGGAAGAGGTCGCGCCCGAACAGCCAGTAAACGCCCGCGAGGAGATACGGGTACAGGGGCGTCACGAAGAACGCCTCGGGGTTCCCCTTCCCGTCGAGGATGTTCTTGGCCCACTGATCGTAGAACTTGGCGTCGAGACCGAGCGTGTGGAAGAACGGGGTGTGGCGGACCTCCACGACGTAGATGAGGCGCAGGGCGAACGCGGCGACGAAGACGGCCAGCGGCCAGAACCACCCGCTTCTCAGCGCTCGCCGCAGCGCGGCCGGCACGCCCGGGCCGCCCGCCGTCGCGTCCGTCGCCATGGTCGCCGCCTTCTCATCCGCTCGCGGCACGCAGGTCACTCGATGTAGCCCAGCGTCCGCAGCATCTCTTTGATCTCATCGTCCACCGGGGACGGGATGGGCTCAGCGTCGCCGTGCCGGGCAGCCCCCTCGTGCGTGGCGACGAACGCGATCGGGCGCTCCGCACGCGCCTCTTTCGTCAGGGCCTCGACGAGCGCGCGTCCGTCCATGTCCCGCCCAAGGGGGATGCCCAGGATCGCGAGGACCGTCGGCGTGACGTCGAGGACGGTCGCGCCCTCGATGGCCGCGCCGGCGCGCACGCCCGGGCCGGCCATCACGATGATGCCGCCCTCGCGGTGCATCGCCGTCCCAAGCCGCGGCTCGCCTCCGCCGTCGCGCGCCCCGTGGCCCTCGAAGCCGTGGTCGGAGCACACGATGAGAACGGCGCCCTCCGCGGCCTTCGCGATCTCCCCGACGAACGAGTCGGCCAGAGCGTAGTAGCGCTCGATGACGGGGCCGAGCGTCTCGACCTCTGGCGCGGAGACGCCGTCGGGCCACTGCTCGGGGGCCCGATGCCGCCAGAACATGTGGCACGCAAGGTCGAGGCCCCTGAAGTACACGCCGGCCAGGTCCGTGGGCACGGACCCCAGAAGCGTCTTCGCCACCTCGAGCGTCGTGAGGTCGGAGGCAAGGAAGCGCCTGAGGTCGTCAACGCCCTTGGCAACCTCCGGGCGTGAGAGGTGACGGTCCGTTCCGAGGAAGCGGAGAACCAGATCATCCGGCACATCCTCCTGCCGAACGAGAAGGTCCGAGAGGGCAGGGAAGAGCTCGGGTGGGTGCACCGCGGTCTGCGGATCGTCCCACGGTCTCAGCATGCCCGCGCGTTCGTCGCGTCGGGCGAGCTCCTCGAACAGCGAGGACACCATGTAGCCGTTCACCGGCTCGGGCGGCCAGGTGACCAGCCAGGCCACGAAGCCGACGGTCAGACCCCGCTCGCCGGCGACCTGCCAGAGGGCCTTCGCCTGCCGCATGTTGCTCGTGGTGGGCGACGACATGCCCGCGCGCTTCCGCTCGCCCAGGAAGTCCTTGATCCCGTGCTTCTCCTCGAGCTTCCCGGTGGCGATCGTCGTCCAGATGCTCGGGGAGATGTAGGGCGGGATGGAGCGGAGCATCCCGGACGCCCCGCCGTTGATCATGCGCCCGAGGTTGGGCATGCGCCCGGCCGCGACGGCCGCCTGCATGATCTCCCAGTCAACGCCGTCGATGCCGAGGACGACGACCCTCGGCGCCGCGGGTGGCGCCTTCGGCGCCCGCCCCCGCGCGGCGAACCAGACGGCGGCCGCCGCCACGACTGCGACCGCCACGACAGCAAGGACGCCCCGCGCGATGCGTCGCGAGGTCACGGCCGCATCACCTCCTCGAGCACGCGCCCGTCGAGCCCCGCCGGGACCTGCATGCCGGCCGCGCGCATGATCGTCGGCGCCACGTCGAAGAGCGCGGCCTTCTCCGCGCGCGCCCCCGCCGCCACGCACGGGCCTCTGAGCAGGAGAACGCCCGATTCGCTGTGCATCTCCCTGCCGATCTTCGGGTTCCCGCTCGAGTCAAGCTCGAGGCCGGAATACCCATGGTCGGCGATGACGGCGATGGTGCCTTCCTCCGCCGCAAGGGCCACAAGATGCCCGAGGATCTCGTCGACGTACTCGTAGTACTCCGCGGTGGTCCCGCGAAGCGCCTCGGCCATCTGCCGGAATCTGAGATAGGCCGCCGCGTCGGCCATGAGCGTCGGGGAGGGCTTCGGATCCCTGTAGACCCAGAACCGCTGTGACACGGCGTCGAGCCCCGGGAGGCTCACGAAGACCGCGGTCGCGCCGTGCCGCGCCACGGCGGCTCGCGCGAGCGTCAGCATGGTCGTGTCGCCCGCGCAGGAACCGGTGAGCACCTCGATGTTGTGGCCCGTCAGCGCCTCGAGCCCCATGGCGGACGCCATGTCGACGAAGCGCGCCAGCGAGATCCTCCGGTACGAGTCCCCGGCGCGGACCAGCGAGTCCACCGCCGCGTAGGCGTCCGGCGGATGCACGGCGTCCTCAGGGCGTCCGCGGCGCGTGCGCTCGA from Candidatus Effluviviaceae Genus I sp. includes these protein-coding regions:
- a CDS encoding alkaline phosphatase family protein, with product MKLEKTLALVTVCVIAAAVIVGVVKWRGAARPAGRVHAPEAEAEGKVALLVVGIEGLEPSVFEPLVREGRLPNLSRLLAEGAYARFPSLGRNTDPRIAWTSLVTGVTPERQGIGGKVPSPKGAMVALPLRPSSRTVDTAWTLLSKAGVTVAVLGWPGTWPVEQVNGLMVGPYATYVLERTRRGRPEDAVHPPDAYAAVDSLVRAGDSYRRISLARFVDMASAMGLEALTGHNIEVLTGSCAGDTTMLTLARAAVARHGATAVFVSLPGLDAVSQRFWVYRDPKPSPTLMADAAAYLRFRQMAEALRGTTAEYYEYVDEILGHLVALAAEEGTIAVIADHGYSGLELDSSGNPKIGREMHSESGVLLLRGPCVAAGARAEKAALFDVAPTIMRAAGMQVPAGLDGRVLEEVMRP
- a CDS encoding tetratricopeptide repeat protein; the encoded protein is MATDATAGGPGVPAALRRALRSGWFWPLAVFVAAFALRLIYVVEVRHTPFFHTLGLDAKFYDQWAKNILDGKGNPEAFFVTPLYPYLLAGVYWLFGRDLFLVRVVQAGLGALSAALTCAIGRTAFSRRVGVAAGFVAACYGAAIFYDGAIVLEPLLVLLITLSLYLVLAAETRERPRALLLSAGIALGAASVGRAAALVLLPVVAAWLVRGRRAGGTTAMRGRSAAALVVLGAALVVAPVTVRNFVVARDFVGITSNGGINFYIGNSEIASGGYVRPEGVDITADPAGKAIAERAEGRELRPSEVSAYWYRRAARFIAANPGRWLGLVVRKASFALSSYEIPQLENYYFQKRYSRLLSLPLPGFAVVGPLGLLGLAFAFRRRLPSLLALWATAYLASVIAFFVVARYRLPVVPPLIVCACHAGFEIVDRARARRWRSLIGPAIAVAALGVLVNANLWGVNHGKAFAQSHFRIGIILGDRGLIEEAISEYRRSIAIDPAYPQSHLNLGALLAEQGRTDAASASFRRALALDPGLEAARLNLAMALAAGGELDAALAELDTLLAANPRSAAGLKQRGIVLGRLGLREEAIAALSAASRCDTGGTEAAEIAFHLGLLHERTGQPVPPAAEAAIARADSLGRAGRAAEARRALERAVSLAPASGEPLRRLAALLRDMGFADQALASMSRALELDPTLPQGHFAMGVLLSELGRHDEAIREYEAETRISPDFAPAHLNLAITHRFHTTDPNRATYHYRRYLALGGEPIPSMEEYVRGVGAGLD
- a CDS encoding alkaline phosphatase family protein, with product MTSRRIARGVLAVVAVAVVAAAAVWFAARGRAPKAPPAAPRVVVLGIDGVDWEIMQAAVAAGRMPNLGRMINGGASGMLRSIPPYISPSIWTTIATGKLEEKHGIKDFLGERKRAGMSSPTTSNMRQAKALWQVAGERGLTVGFVAWLVTWPPEPVNGYMVSSLFEELARRDERAGMLRPWDDPQTAVHPPELFPALSDLLVRQEDVPDDLVLRFLGTDRHLSRPEVAKGVDDLRRFLASDLTTLEVAKTLLGSVPTDLAGVYFRGLDLACHMFWRHRAPEQWPDGVSAPEVETLGPVIERYYALADSFVGEIAKAAEGAVLIVCSDHGFEGHGARDGGGEPRLGTAMHREGGIIVMAGPGVRAGAAIEGATVLDVTPTVLAILGIPLGRDMDGRALVEALTKEARAERPIAFVATHEGAARHGDAEPIPSPVDDEIKEMLRTLGYIE